One region of Primulina tabacum isolate GXHZ01 chromosome 1, ASM2559414v2, whole genome shotgun sequence genomic DNA includes:
- the LOC142548328 gene encoding fatty acyl-CoA reductase 3-like isoform X1, whose protein sequence is MELGSILQFVENSCILVTGATGFLAKIFIEKILRVQPNVKKFYVLLRAQDTNSAMLRFNHEVISKDLFRVLKGNYGENFHSFLSQKVRVVAGDITFENLGVKDSNLLEEMWKEIDIVVNSAATTNFDERYDASIKINTLGALHVLNFSKKCAKLKVLLHVSTAYVCGEKGGLIMETPYKMGEALNGTPGLDIYSEKKLMEDTLKQLGAQNYSQDDIKSAMKDFGIQRARKFGWPNTYVFTKVMGEMMLGELKENVPLVIIRPTIITSTYKEPFPGWAEGVRTIDSLAVGYGKGKLTCFTGDPKSIVDVIPADMVINAMIVAMAANANQPNESIYHVGSSVSNPLELKWFQEYGHLYFSRNPWIDNDGKPIIVGKVNMFDTMDSFQRYMALHYLLPLKGLEILNTACCRYFNNMYVELCRKIKYVMRLVDLYVPYLFFKGYFDDLNTEKLRREAKESGVVEAEMFYFDPKEIKWDEYFMNIHMPGAVKYVFK, encoded by the exons ATGGAGTTGGGCAGCATTCTTCAGTTCGTGGAGAACAGTTGTATTCTTGTCACCGGTGCCACTGGCTTTCTTGCTAAGA ttTTCATTGAGAAGATACTTCGAGTTCAGCCAAATGTAAAGAAGTTTTATGTTCTTTTGAGGGCTCAAGATACAAACTCTGCCATGCTCCGTTTCAATCATGAG GTTATATCGAAAGATTTGTTCAGGGTTCTGAAAGGAAATTATGGTGAAAATTTCCATTCTTTTTTGTCGCAAAAAGTTAGAGTGGTGGCAGGAGATATTACTTTCGAAAATTTGGGTGTGAAAGATTCAAATTTACTTGAGGAGATGTGGAAAGAAATTGATATTGTTGTTAACTCAGCTGCCACTACTAactttgatgaaag ATATGACGCTTCGATTAAAATAAATACGCTTGGTGCATTGCATGTCTTGAATTTCTCCAAGAAATGTGCCAAATTAAAGGTGCTCCTTCACGTATCAACAG CTTACGTATGTGGTGAAAAAGGAGGACTAATAATGGAGACCCCTTACAAAATGGGGGAGGCACTGAACGGGACACCAGGTTTGGACATTTACTCTGAGAAGAAATTGATGGAGGACACGCTCAAACAGCTAGGGGCTCAAAACTATTCCCAAGATGATATTAAATCAGCCATGAAAGATTTTGGTATCCAAAG GGCAAGGAAATTCGGATGGCCAAATACCTACGTGTTCACTAAAGTAATGGGAGAAATGATGCTGGGAGAATTGAAAGAAAACGTGCCACTTGTAATAATTCGTCCCACGATTATTACAAGTACTTACAAAGAACCCTTTCCTGGTTGGGCTGAAGGAGTCCG AACAATAGATAGCTTAGCTGTTGGATATGGTAAGGGAAAACTAACATGTTTTACTGGTGATCCCAAGAGCATTGTTGATGTG ATACCGGCGGACATGGTGATAAATGCAATGATCGTAGCAATGGCAGCCAATGCAAATCAACCAAATGAAAGCATATATCATGTTGGATCCTCCGTATCAAACCCTTTGGAACTGAAGTGGTTTCAAGAATACGGGCACCTATACTTCTCTCGGAACCCATGGATAGACAATGATGGAAAGCCCATAATCGTGGGCAAAGTCAATATGTTCGATACAATGGATAGTTTCCAAAGATACATGGCTCTTCATTACTTGCTTCCTTTGAAG GGACTAGAAATATTGAACACTGCGTGCTGCCGATACTTCAATAACATGTACGTCGAGTTATGCAGAAAGATCAAATATGTGATGCGCTTAGTGGATCTCTATGTACCTTATTTGTTCTTCAAAGGATA CTTCGATGATTTGAATACAGAAAAACTGAGAAGGGAAGCAAAGGAAAGTGGGGTCGTCGAGGCTGAAATGTTCTATTTTGatccaaaagaaataaaatgggATGAATACTTCATGAACATTCATATGCCTGGAGCAGTGAAATATGTCTTCAAGTGA
- the LOC142548328 gene encoding alcohol-forming fatty acyl-CoA reductase-like isoform X2: protein MELGSILQFVENSCILVTGATGFLAKIFIEKILRVQPNVKKFYVLLRAQDTNSAMLRFNHEVISKDLFRVLKGNYGENFHSFLSQKVRVVAGDITFENLGVKDSNLLEEMWKEIDIVVNSAATTNFDERYDASIKINTLGALHVLNFSKKCAKLKVLLHVSTAYVCGEKGGLIMETPYKMGEALNGTPGLDIYSEKKLMEDTLKQLGAQNYSQDDIKSAMKDFGIQRARKFGWPNTYVFTKVMGEMMLGELKENVPLVIIRPTIITSTYKEPFPGWAEGVRTIDSLAVGYGKGKLTCFTGDPKSIVDVIPADMVINAMIVAMAANANQPNESIYHVGSSVSNPLELKWFQEYGHLYFSRNPWIDNDGKPIIVGKVNMFDTMDSFQRYMALHYLLPLKVWFGLINLALLYSTHMMFTVLSLDFLFLITILVINFHESADMTQHMTSLSCQCHVISWEIYVFVRSGCVNCTC, encoded by the exons ATGGAGTTGGGCAGCATTCTTCAGTTCGTGGAGAACAGTTGTATTCTTGTCACCGGTGCCACTGGCTTTCTTGCTAAGA ttTTCATTGAGAAGATACTTCGAGTTCAGCCAAATGTAAAGAAGTTTTATGTTCTTTTGAGGGCTCAAGATACAAACTCTGCCATGCTCCGTTTCAATCATGAG GTTATATCGAAAGATTTGTTCAGGGTTCTGAAAGGAAATTATGGTGAAAATTTCCATTCTTTTTTGTCGCAAAAAGTTAGAGTGGTGGCAGGAGATATTACTTTCGAAAATTTGGGTGTGAAAGATTCAAATTTACTTGAGGAGATGTGGAAAGAAATTGATATTGTTGTTAACTCAGCTGCCACTACTAactttgatgaaag ATATGACGCTTCGATTAAAATAAATACGCTTGGTGCATTGCATGTCTTGAATTTCTCCAAGAAATGTGCCAAATTAAAGGTGCTCCTTCACGTATCAACAG CTTACGTATGTGGTGAAAAAGGAGGACTAATAATGGAGACCCCTTACAAAATGGGGGAGGCACTGAACGGGACACCAGGTTTGGACATTTACTCTGAGAAGAAATTGATGGAGGACACGCTCAAACAGCTAGGGGCTCAAAACTATTCCCAAGATGATATTAAATCAGCCATGAAAGATTTTGGTATCCAAAG GGCAAGGAAATTCGGATGGCCAAATACCTACGTGTTCACTAAAGTAATGGGAGAAATGATGCTGGGAGAATTGAAAGAAAACGTGCCACTTGTAATAATTCGTCCCACGATTATTACAAGTACTTACAAAGAACCCTTTCCTGGTTGGGCTGAAGGAGTCCG AACAATAGATAGCTTAGCTGTTGGATATGGTAAGGGAAAACTAACATGTTTTACTGGTGATCCCAAGAGCATTGTTGATGTG ATACCGGCGGACATGGTGATAAATGCAATGATCGTAGCAATGGCAGCCAATGCAAATCAACCAAATGAAAGCATATATCATGTTGGATCCTCCGTATCAAACCCTTTGGAACTGAAGTGGTTTCAAGAATACGGGCACCTATACTTCTCTCGGAACCCATGGATAGACAATGATGGAAAGCCCATAATCGTGGGCAAAGTCAATATGTTCGATACAATGGATAGTTTCCAAAGATACATGGCTCTTCATTACTTGCTTCCTTTGAAGGTCTGGTTCGGATTAATTAATCTTGCTCTATTATATTCGACGCATATGATGTTCACCGTATTGTC tcttgattttctttttttaataacAATTTTAGTCATTAATTTTCATGAAAGTGCTGACATGACACAACACATGACGTCGTTGTCATGTCAGTGCCATGTGATTTCTTGGGAGATTTATGTGTTTGTAAGGTCTGGTTGTGTAAATTGTACATGCTAA
- the LOC142548344 gene encoding fatty acyl-CoA reductase 1-like, producing the protein MEDTEIVRYFEGKTIFITGATGFLAKIFLEKILRVQPNVKKLFLLIRPTTKRSIEQRLHEEILGIDLFRVLRERMGEDLISLLEKVVPIPGDISHDNLGILDSGLKHNMLQEINIIVNSAATTNFDERYDVALGINALGATNVENFARKCSKLETLLHVSTAYVQGKNGVGPIPERAFRKGDTLDGAKISYLDINTEMKIAKERLRELQTQNATEKEITRAMKDLGIERAMLHGWPNTYVFTKAMGEMVLENFKGEANLIILRPTIITSTITEPFSGWIEGLRTLDSLFVAYGKGKLKFFVGDPESTVDMIPGDMVVNCMVATIAVAAASRPNSDESRLSIYHIGSSNCNPLKFADMKWLMYRFFIQNPLLDGRGKPIKVGQPTTLNTMASFHRYIATHYLPFVKGLQFVNMICCNHFESAYTSAKRRISHAMRLAELYKPYIFFQGIFDDANSKNLRKTIKTSQTSMNSLNFDPKNVQWDEYFLKTHFVGVTKYAMK; encoded by the exons ATGGAAGATACTGAAATTGTGCGATATTTTGAGGGCAAGACCATTTTCATCACTGGTGCCACTGGCTTTCTTGCAAAGA TTTTCTTGGAAAAAATACTTCGTGTGCAGCCAAATGTGAAGAAATTGTTTCTTCTAATTAGGCCGACAACCAAGAGGTCCATCGAACAACGCCTACATGAAGAG ATTCTCGGCATCGATTTGTTTCGTGTTCTACGAGAAAGGATGGGAGAAGACTTGATCTCTTTGTTGGAAAAAGTTGTACCTATTCCGGGTGACATTTCTCATGACAACTTGGGAATTCTCGACTCAGGGTTGAAACATAATATGTTACAAGAAATAAACATTATTGTGAACTCAGCTGCAACGACCAATTTTGATGAGAG ATATGATGTGGCGTTGGGGATTAATGCGTTGGGAGCCACGAATGTGGAAAACTTTGCAAGAAAATGTTCAAAATTAGAGACACTACTCCATGTTTCCACGG CATATGTACAAGGGAAGAATGGTGTCGGACCCATACCAGAGAGAGCATTTCGTAAGGGAGATACCCTTGATGGTGCTAAGATCTCGTATTTAGACATTAACACGGAGATGAAGATCGCGAAGGAAAGGTTGAGGGAACTTCAAACACAGAATGCAACAGAAAAAGAAATCACAAGGGCTATGAAGGATTTAGGCATTGAAAG AGCAATGCTACATGGATGGCCAAACACGTACGTGTTCACGAAGGCAATGGGGGAGATGGTTTTGGAGAATTTCAAGGGAGAGGCCAATCTTATTATACTACGTCCCACTATAATAACTAGCACTATTACAGAGCCTTTCTCTGGTTGGATTGAAGGTTTAAG AACTTTGGACAGCCTCTTTGTTGCCTACGGAAAAGGGAAACTGAAATTTTTCGTAGGTGATCCCGAGTCAACAGTAGACATG ATACCAGGAGACATGGTGGTAAATTGTATGGTTGCAACAATAGCAGTAGCAGCCGCATCACGTCCAAATAGTGATGAATCAAGATTATCCATATATCATATTGGTTCTTCGAACTGTAATCCTCTAAAATTTGCAGACATGAAGTGGCTAATGTATCGGTTTTTTATTCAGAATCCATTGTTGGATGGCAGAGGAAAACCTATAAAAGTAGGCCAACCTACGACATTAAATACCATGGCAAGCTTTCACAGATACATTGCAACTCATTACTTGCCGTTTGTCAAG GGATTGCAATTTGTGAATATGATATGTTGCAACCACTTTGAAAGTGCATACACCAGTGCCAAACGACGAATCAGTCATGCTATGCGTCTGGCAGAGCTCTACAAACCTTACATATTCTTCCAAGGAAT ATTCGATGACGCTAACAGTAAAAATTTGCGAAAGACGATAAAAACCTCGCAAACGAGTATGAACTCGTTGAATTTTGATCCAAAGAATGTTCAATGGGATGAGTACTTTTTGAAAACACATTTTGTTGGAGTTACGAAGTATGCAATGAAGTGA